Proteins co-encoded in one Loktanella sp. M215 genomic window:
- a CDS encoding type IV secretory system conjugative DNA transfer family protein: protein MSSVLPNLLLVERSVLVIDPKGENARIAGAVREAFGDVFILIRSGLRAWRRHPTTRFDRLSADSLDLGDDASSLADALVIDAAGQGGDSHWNEEAKALIGGLDHVLCLP, encoded by the coding sequence GTGAGCAGCGTTCTGCCGAACCTGCTGCTGGTGGAGCGCTCCGTGCTGGTGATTGACCCCAAGGGCGAGAACGCACGCATCGCGGGGGCGGTAAGGGAAGCGTTCGGCGATGTGTTCATCCTGATCCGTTCGGGGTTACGGGCATGGCGTCGGCATCCTACAACCCGCTTCGACCGGTTGTCGGCTGACAGCCTCGATCTGGGCGATGATGCGAGCTCTCTGGCGGATGCGCTGGTGATAGATGCGGCGGGTCAGGGCGGGGACTCTCACTGGAACGAAGAGGCCAAAGCTCTGATCGGCGGGCTGGATCATGTTCTGTGTCTCCCATGA
- a CDS encoding type IV secretory system conjugative DNA transfer family protein, translating to MFCVSHEEAERRCLATVREYLTLSAENFTKLMELMQESTAAGGLIARAANRHLGKAEREAASVVSTTQRHTHFLDSPRIISVTSRSDFHFAELRHRIASVFLVLPPNRLDAYARWLRLLVTRALQEIARDAEAVSGPQGDLAAATAGRTTSRTAVPLLKAGTEPSEAQTASEGASEGASDAPDSVTGLSGTAGLLRIPQAPPLAPTTPTLFLLDEFAALGRLEAVERAMGLMAGYGLQLWPILQDMSQLKDLYGARANTFIANAGVQQVFGVNDFETAKWLSQTMGQATTGYQTQSTKLGEDPSTSHNVTGRDLLTPDEIMQMPPTVQLLRIQGQPPAVVQKLRYYADPEFAGLFVAEAA from the coding sequence ATGTTCTGTGTCTCCCATGAGGAGGCGGAGCGCCGGTGTCTCGCCACGGTCCGGGAGTACCTGACCTTGTCAGCAGAAAACTTCACTAAGCTGATGGAGCTGATGCAGGAGAGCACCGCAGCAGGCGGTCTGATCGCACGGGCGGCCAACCGGCACCTCGGCAAGGCAGAGCGCGAAGCGGCGTCAGTGGTCTCGACAACGCAGCGCCACACGCACTTCCTCGACAGCCCGCGGATTATCAGCGTGACGTCCCGGTCCGACTTTCACTTCGCGGAACTGCGCCACCGGATCGCCTCGGTCTTCCTCGTGCTGCCTCCGAACCGCCTCGATGCCTACGCGCGCTGGCTGCGCCTGCTGGTCACCCGTGCTCTGCAGGAGATCGCTCGGGACGCAGAGGCGGTCTCCGGGCCTCAGGGAGATCTTGCGGCCGCCACAGCGGGGCGTACAACCTCACGTACCGCCGTTCCCCTCCTCAAGGCGGGTACAGAGCCCTCAGAGGCACAGACAGCCTCTGAGGGTGCCTCTGAGGGTGCCTCTGACGCACCAGACAGCGTGACGGGGCTCTCTGGGACCGCAGGGCTGCTGCGGATCCCTCAGGCCCCTCCCCTGGCCCCCACAACGCCCACCCTGTTTTTGCTGGACGAGTTTGCGGCGCTGGGGCGTCTGGAGGCCGTGGAGCGGGCCATGGGGCTGATGGCGGGCTACGGGTTGCAGCTCTGGCCGATCCTGCAGGATATGAGTCAGCTGAAGGATCTTTACGGGGCCCGGGCCAATACCTTCATCGCCAACGCCGGGGTGCAGCAGGTCTTCGGTGTCAACGACTTTGAGACCGCGAAATGGCTGAGCCAGACCATGGGTCAGGCCACCACCGGGTATCAGACCCAAAGCACGAAGCTCGGTGAGGACCCGTCCACCTCGCACAATGTCACCGGCCGGGATCTGCTGACCCCTGACGAGATCATGCAGATGCCACCCACTGTGCAGCTCCTCCGCATCCAAGGCCAGCCGCCCGCCGTGGTGCAGAAACTGCGGTACTACGCTGATCCTGAGTTTGCCGGATTGTTCGTGGCGGAAGCCGCATGA
- a CDS encoding replication initiator protein A — translation MRVRSTAPLFCQTGTLKGIFSFAIFLMPFLKLIWLQWSIRSFRFRPKPDTRVREYEHNGIKIAIKPSVDGLATVHDRDILIYCISQLMTAINDGKKVSPAVRFRAFDMLVATNRNTAGSGYAQLKAALERLAGTRISTNIVTGGQEVFRTFGLIESAEIVRETRDGRMQEVEVKLSDWVFNAIQSKEVLTLHRDYFRLRKPLERRIYEIARKHCGAQKQWRVSLLLLQKKCGSNSTLREFRRLVMNIVLEDRSHDHMPDYSIELDEQDDMVVFSNRQSVKLVLPQATAPQLDPDVYETARMLVSGHDVYYLEREWRKWLPETPRNPEAAFLGFCRKWVQNRKNTG, via the coding sequence ATGAGAGTGCGGTCAACCGCTCCCCTCTTTTGCCAGACAGGCACCCTCAAGGGGATTTTTTCGTTTGCGATATTTTTGATGCCGTTCCTAAAGCTGATATGGCTTCAATGGAGCATCCGATCTTTTCGCTTTCGACCAAAACCGGACACTCGTGTCCGTGAGTATGAACACAATGGCATAAAGATTGCGATCAAGCCTTCAGTAGACGGACTTGCAACCGTACATGACAGGGACATTTTGATTTACTGCATCAGTCAACTTATGACTGCTATCAACGATGGTAAAAAGGTCTCTCCAGCAGTTCGTTTTCGTGCATTCGATATGCTGGTTGCGACCAATCGTAACACAGCTGGATCTGGATATGCTCAATTGAAGGCTGCCTTAGAAAGGCTTGCCGGAACCCGGATCAGTACAAACATTGTGACGGGCGGTCAGGAAGTATTTAGAACTTTTGGATTGATCGAAAGTGCCGAGATCGTGCGTGAAACACGTGATGGGCGGATGCAGGAAGTGGAGGTTAAGCTATCTGATTGGGTATTTAATGCTATCCAGTCAAAGGAGGTCTTGACCCTCCATCGAGACTACTTCCGCCTCCGTAAGCCACTGGAACGGCGCATTTATGAAATTGCGCGCAAACACTGTGGTGCACAGAAACAATGGCGGGTTAGTCTGCTGTTACTTCAGAAAAAATGCGGGTCGAACTCCACGCTTCGAGAGTTTCGACGTTTGGTCATGAATATTGTCCTGGAAGACCGGTCACATGACCATATGCCTGATTATTCCATTGAACTGGACGAGCAGGATGACATGGTCGTTTTTTCGAACAGGCAGAGCGTCAAATTGGTGTTGCCACAGGCGACAGCGCCGCAGCTTGATCCGGATGTCTACGAGACTGCACGTATGCTCGTGTCTGGCCATGACGTCTATTATCTGGAGCGGGAGTGGCGAAAATGGTTACCTGAGACGCCCCGCAATCCCGAAGCAGCATTTCTGGGATTTTGCAGAAAATGGGTGCAGAATAGAAAAAATACCGGATAA
- a CDS encoding ParA family protein, protein MPTVVIASPKGGAGKSTTAVLLGTELAHAGANVVMLDCDPNQSLTLWSDKGPVPERITVLSNVSESDIVKTIKRHDTDGQIVIVDLEGVASRLVSRAISQADLVITPMRATTLDATIGVRALQLIAEEEEALDRKIPHAVVFTMTKAIKSKQHSGIAGSLTEQGVDLINPPLMERAAFSALFEFGGDLHSMPAQGNMDRAIENAAQFAQAVYQRLAGEVEND, encoded by the coding sequence ATGCCCACAGTTGTCATCGCTTCGCCAAAAGGTGGGGCCGGAAAGTCCACTACGGCTGTCCTTTTGGGAACCGAACTTGCCCATGCAGGTGCAAATGTTGTCATGCTGGACTGCGACCCAAACCAGTCCCTGACTTTGTGGTCTGACAAAGGTCCAGTACCTGAACGGATCACCGTTCTGTCGAACGTCAGCGAGTCCGACATCGTGAAAACAATCAAGCGTCATGACACAGACGGCCAGATCGTCATTGTTGACCTTGAAGGGGTAGCCTCCCGCTTAGTCTCGCGCGCAATATCTCAGGCTGATCTGGTCATTACCCCCATGCGAGCCACCACCTTGGACGCAACGATTGGTGTACGAGCTTTACAGCTTATTGCGGAAGAGGAGGAAGCACTGGACCGGAAAATTCCTCACGCTGTCGTCTTTACTATGACGAAGGCCATTAAGTCCAAGCAGCACAGTGGGATTGCGGGCTCACTAACCGAGCAGGGCGTGGATCTGATTAATCCCCCTCTGATGGAGCGCGCTGCCTTTTCTGCGCTTTTTGAGTTTGGCGGCGATCTGCATAGTATGCCCGCGCAAGGTAATATGGATAGAGCCATCGAGAATGCCGCGCAGTTTGCGCAAGCTGTATATCAACGACTAGCCGGTGAGGTGGAAAATGACTGA
- a CDS encoding type II toxin-antitoxin system RelE/ParE family toxin, with protein MQSYDLTLAAEEDLRDIWHDTYRKWGFDQAEMYFNQIEACCEALNNGPGALQS; from the coding sequence ATGCAGTCATACGACCTTACATTAGCGGCAGAGGAAGATTTGCGCGACATCTGGCATGATACCTATCGCAAGTGGGGCTTTGATCAGGCTGAGATGTACTTCAATCAGATAGAGGCATGTTGCGAAGCCTTAAATAATGGCCCGGGTGCGCTCCAAAGCTAA
- the dcm gene encoding DNA (cytosine-5-)-methyltransferase: protein MTEFEMLVQQTGWSVAEAAKVLGYSEGHVYRWKRGEEVPRDGVINLLRMHIDTHKGAQPEGAFTFIDLFAGIGGLRKAMASAGGRCVYTSEWDAFAQKTYHANFPDNRPIAGDIREVDAADIPEHDVLVAGFPCQPFSIAGVSKKNALGRLHGFQDETQGTLFFDVLRVLMHHRPAAFLLENVKNLKKP from the coding sequence ATGACCGAATTTGAAATGCTGGTTCAGCAGACAGGCTGGAGTGTGGCTGAGGCTGCTAAGGTGCTCGGATACTCTGAAGGCCACGTCTACCGGTGGAAACGGGGCGAAGAAGTGCCGCGGGACGGTGTCATCAATCTGCTGCGTATGCATATCGATACGCACAAGGGCGCACAACCTGAAGGAGCCTTCACCTTCATCGATCTCTTCGCCGGAATCGGCGGATTGCGCAAAGCGATGGCCAGTGCGGGCGGGCGTTGTGTTTACACATCGGAATGGGATGCCTTTGCCCAGAAGACCTATCACGCCAACTTCCCGGACAACCGGCCGATCGCGGGTGACATCCGTGAGGTGGACGCCGCTGACATCCCCGAGCACGACGTTCTGGTTGCAGGTTTTCCCTGTCAGCCATTTTCCATCGCGGGCGTCTCCAAGAAGAATGCTTTAGGCCGGCTGCACGGATTTCAGGATGAAACCCAGGGCACGTTGTTCTTCGACGTGCTGCGTGTTCTGATGCACCACCGGCCGGCAGCGTTCCTGCTGGAGAACGTCAAGAACCTCAAAAAGCCATGA
- a CDS encoding DNA cytosine methyltransferase: MSDKYTLSDKLWQYLQGYAAKHKAAGNGFGFGLVTPDSISRTLSARYYKDGSEILVSRGPGQNPRRLTPRECARLMGYDDSFRIPVSDTQAYKQFGNSVAVPVFAEVARLMRPHILSLTEGQDLRKVG, encoded by the coding sequence GTGAGCGACAAATATACGCTCAGCGACAAGCTCTGGCAGTACCTGCAGGGATACGCGGCCAAGCACAAAGCGGCCGGCAACGGTTTCGGGTTCGGTCTGGTGACGCCTGACAGCATCTCGCGGACACTGTCTGCACGCTACTACAAGGACGGCTCTGAGATCCTCGTCAGCCGTGGCCCGGGCCAGAACCCGCGCCGTCTGACACCGCGGGAATGCGCACGCCTGATGGGCTATGACGACAGCTTCCGGATCCCGGTCTCGGACACACAGGCTTACAAACAGTTCGGCAATTCGGTTGCAGTGCCGGTTTTTGCCGAGGTGGCCCGCCTGATGCGGCCGCACATTCTGTCGCTGACCGAAGGGCAGGACCTGCGCAAAGTTGGCTGA
- a CDS encoding very short patch repair endonuclease yields MAAIRSRDTKPELIIRKGLHAQGFRFRLQGRDLPGRPDLVFPKYHALLWVHGCFWHGHSCPLFHWPKSREDFWRAKIGRNQERDAATWTAARAAGWRCGVVWECALEGQGASVTRSCH; encoded by the coding sequence ATGGCGGCCATCCGCAGCCGCGATACAAAACCTGAGCTGATCATCCGCAAAGGACTGCACGCACAGGGGTTCAGATTCAGACTGCAGGGCCGTGACCTCCCCGGCAGGCCGGATCTGGTCTTTCCTAAATATCATGCGCTGCTCTGGGTCCACGGCTGCTTCTGGCACGGGCACAGCTGCCCGCTGTTTCACTGGCCTAAGAGCCGTGAGGACTTCTGGCGGGCCAAGATCGGCCGCAATCAGGAACGGGACGCTGCCACATGGACAGCTGCCCGGGCCGCCGGCTGGCGATGTGGCGTTGTCTGGGAATGTGCTCTGGAAGGGCAGGGGGCGTCTGTCACCCGGTCATGTCATTGA
- a CDS encoding caspase family protein, giving the protein MAALVLGNAEYPAGGELENPVNDALDISEKLKSYDFEVILGTDCSKAAMEKKLKEFGDLLKTHDVGMFFSPVMVCKLMVAIIC; this is encoded by the coding sequence ATGGCAGCTCTGGTTTTAGGGAATGCGGAGTATCCCGCAGGTGGCGAACTCGAAAATCCTGTCAACGACGCTTTGGACATAAGTGAAAAACTAAAGTCCTACGACTTTGAGGTGATACTCGGGACAGACTGCTCAAAAGCGGCCATGGAAAAAAAGCTTAAAGAATTTGGTGATCTTCTCAAAACCCATGATGTCGGAATGTTTTTTTCGCCGGTCATGGTATGCAAATTGATGGTAGCAATTATTTGCTAG
- a CDS encoding caspase family protein has product MQIDGSNYLLAIDTDDSSEIDAKYSSLSLDKVVEVLAKSKALTKIIVLDACRNNPWKRAWHRDIAMRGLASVYAPKGTIIGFATSPGETAADGVGRNGTYTEALLQHIDTKDCPIETMFKRVRNTVAAASQGKQTTWEHTSLAGEFYFNLGIDKIVKEYDETALADGLFGLDNSKLSHKIIEGLKSYNWYVQNPALLKLDEKSVKPMSINNLFVLGRNIYQAACGSSGAADVFIEDFKSRTAQFGKLKRKALLDGMLFEIFFDSTGNLRPKIKSKYFDEVFDLQKIPELKASFEFIADTLSAAGANFIQLPGRGHVLDVTVPTRKKKKGYLVESVFIGGLDLFQRPESDWDDLDGIPLYSKTIIERLNANLSHELVVPQRLLNVTYTPASVDEDDVIPHPARMEHQKMIRPAIKLTYAAVFDSSSHAQFFTGLRFAR; this is encoded by the coding sequence ATGCAAATTGATGGTAGCAATTATTTGCTAGCCATCGACACAGACGACTCTTCAGAGATTGATGCAAAATACAGCTCACTCTCCTTGGATAAGGTTGTAGAGGTATTGGCAAAATCCAAGGCATTAACCAAGATTATTGTGTTGGATGCGTGCCGAAACAATCCTTGGAAGAGGGCGTGGCATCGGGATATAGCCATGCGCGGCCTTGCGTCTGTTTATGCCCCGAAAGGCACGATCATAGGATTTGCAACGTCCCCCGGTGAAACCGCTGCTGATGGGGTCGGACGGAATGGCACTTATACTGAGGCTCTGTTGCAGCACATTGACACAAAAGACTGCCCCATCGAGACAATGTTCAAGCGGGTAAGAAACACCGTCGCCGCCGCCAGCCAAGGTAAGCAGACTACATGGGAACACACATCCTTAGCCGGTGAGTTCTATTTCAATCTAGGTATCGACAAAATAGTTAAGGAATATGACGAAACCGCTCTTGCAGATGGCCTGTTTGGCCTCGACAACTCTAAGTTGTCACATAAAATTATAGAAGGTTTGAAGAGCTATAATTGGTATGTTCAAAATCCGGCATTACTGAAGCTTGATGAAAAAAGCGTTAAGCCGATGAGTATTAACAACCTATTCGTCCTTGGTCGAAATATATATCAAGCCGCTTGTGGATCATCTGGAGCCGCTGACGTTTTTATCGAAGACTTCAAATCGCGCACTGCACAGTTTGGCAAATTGAAGCGGAAGGCGTTGTTAGACGGGATGCTATTCGAGATATTTTTTGACTCGACAGGTAACCTCCGCCCCAAGATCAAAAGTAAATATTTTGACGAAGTATTTGACTTACAAAAAATACCCGAACTTAAGGCGAGTTTTGAATTTATTGCGGACACACTATCGGCTGCGGGCGCAAACTTCATCCAACTACCTGGTCGTGGGCACGTACTGGACGTTACCGTTCCAACAAGAAAAAAAAAGAAAGGCTATCTTGTTGAATCAGTATTTATAGGCGGACTGGATTTATTTCAGCGTCCGGAAAGCGATTGGGATGACCTCGATGGTATACCGTTATACTCTAAAACTATCATTGAGAGACTGAACGCAAACCTTTCCCACGAACTTGTCGTCCCTCAGCGCCTGCTGAATGTGACCTACACCCCTGCATCTGTTGATGAAGACGATGTAATCCCTCATCCCGCACGGATGGAGCATCAAAAGATGATTAGGCCCGCAATCAAGCTAACCTACGCTGCTGTGTTCGACTCTTCCAGCCACGCCCAGTTCTTCACTGGATTGCGTTTCGCCAGATAG